A genomic stretch from Pseudoliparis swirei isolate HS2019 ecotype Mariana Trench chromosome 18, NWPU_hadal_v1, whole genome shotgun sequence includes:
- the LOC130208381 gene encoding 25-hydroxyvitamin D-1 alpha hydroxylase, mitochondrial isoform X1 has product MITVRRMLQQALRVSGRSALHLVKWMERWAERASAKPQPLRTLDDMPGPSVASFAWDLFARRGLSRLHELQLEGVRRYGPMWKASFGPILTVHVADPVLIEQVLRQEGQHPMRSDLSSWKDYRKLRGHHYGLLTSEGEEWQSVRSLLGKHMLRPKAVDAYDKTLNAVVSDLIAKLHLRRRSHGLVYDIGSEFYRFGLEVLSGARANAEITVHFCQPLSVSAFTFVRSLTGISSVLFESRIGSLDEVVPEETERFIQSINTMFVMTLLTMAMPKWLHQLFPKPWNIFCQCWDYMFEFAKGHIDHRLTAEAEKVARGEEVEGRYLTYFLSRTGLPMKTVYSNITELLLAGVDTISSTMSWSLYELSRHPEVQASLRDEVLSVLEGRSIPEAKDVARMPLLKATVKEVLRLYPVIPANARVITERDIQVGGYLIPKNTLITLCHFATSRDPAVFSNPDEFQPQRWLNKDQAHHPYASVPFGVGKRSCIGRRIAELELYLALSRILIEFDVKPDPEGISVKPMTRTLLVPENVISLQFIER; this is encoded by the exons ATGATCACTGTGAGAAGGATGCTGCAACAAGCTCTCAGAGTCTCCGGCCGGAGCGCCTTGCACCTTGTGAAGTGGATGGAGAGGTGGGCTGAGCGCGCGTCCGCCAAGCCGCAGCCACTGAGGACCCTGGACGACATGCCTGGACCGTCGGTCGCCAGCTTCGCCTGGGACTTGTTCGCTAGACGCGGGCTGTCACGGTTGCACGAGCTGCAG CTGGAAGGAGTGCGGCGGTATGGGCCCATGTGGAAGGCCAGCTTCGGCCCCATCCTGACAGTTCATGTGGCTGATCCGGTGCTCATTGAGCAGGTTCTGAGGCAGGAGGGCCAGCACCCCATGCGCTCTGACCTTTCCTCTTGGAAGGACTACAGGAAGCTCAGAGGACACCACTATGGACTCCTGACATC tgagggggaggagtggcagtcgGTGAGGAGTCTCCTGGGGAAGCATATGCTGCGACCTAAAGCAGTCGACGCTTACGATAAAACCCTCAACGCCGTGGTCAGTGATCTCATTGCCAAACTTCACCTTCGCAGACGCTCTCATGGCCTCGTCTATGATATCGGCAGCGAGTTCTATCGCTTTGGTCTTGAAG TGTTGAGTGGAGCCCGGGCCAACGCCGAGATTACGGTACATTTCTGTCAGCCCTTGTCCGTGTCTGCGTTTACTTTTGTGCGTTCTTTGACAGGCATTTCCTCAGTGTTGTTTGAATCCAGGATCGGTAGCCTGGATGAAGTGGTCCCAGAAGAGACAGAGCGTTTCATCCAGTCGATCAACACCATGTTTGTAATGACGCTTCTCACCATGGCCATGCCAAAGTGGTTGCACCAGCTGTTTCCAAAACCCTGGAACATCTTCTGTCAGTGCTGGGACTATATGTTTGAATTCG CGAAAGGTCACATTGACCACCGTCTGACGGCCGAAGCAGAGAAGGTTGCccgtggagaggaggtggagggccgTTACCTCACCTACTTCCTGTCGCGGACCGGTCTGCCCATGAAGACCGTCTACAGCAACATCACAGAGCTGCTTCTTGCAGGAGTCGACACA ATCTCCAGCACCATGTCCTGGTCGTTGTACGAGCTGTCCCGTCACCCCGAGGTGCAGGCATCGCTCCGGGATGAGGTGTTGAGCGTGCTGGAGGGTCGAAGCATCCCGGAAGCAAAGGATGTGGCCCGCATGCCTCTCCTGAAGGCCACAGTCAAAGAAGTGCTGAG GTTGTACCCTGTTATTCCTGCCAATGCAAGAGTCATTACAGAAAGAGACATCCAGGTTGGAGGCTACCTCATCCCTAAAAAT ACTCTGATTACCCTCTGCCACTTTGCAACATCGCGGGATCCAGCAGTGTTTTCAAACCCAGATGAATTCCAGCCCCAGCGATGGTTGAACAAGGACCAGGCTCACCACCCGTATGCCTCTGTACCATTTGGGGTGGGAAAACGCAGCTGCATAGGTCGTCGTATCGCTGAGCTGGAACTCTACCTCGCTCTAAGCAGG ATTCTCATAGAGTTCGATGTGAAGCCGGACCCAGAAGGGATTTCTGTGAAGCCCATGACACGGACGCTTCTGGTTCCTGAAAATGTCATTAGCCTCCAGTTTATTGAACGATGA
- the LOC130208381 gene encoding 25-hydroxyvitamin D-1 alpha hydroxylase, mitochondrial isoform X2: MITVRRMLQQALRVSGRSALHLVKWMERWAERASAKPQPLRTLDDMPGPSVASFAWDLFARRGLSRLHELQLEGVRRYGPMWKASFGPILTVHVADPVLIEQVLRQEGQHPMRSDLSSWKDYRKLRGHHYGLLTSEGEEWQSVRSLLGKHMLRPKAVDAYDKTLNAVVSDLIAKLHLRRRSHGLVYDIGSEFYRFGLEGISSVLFESRIGSLDEVVPEETERFIQSINTMFVMTLLTMAMPKWLHQLFPKPWNIFCQCWDYMFEFAKGHIDHRLTAEAEKVARGEEVEGRYLTYFLSRTGLPMKTVYSNITELLLAGVDTISSTMSWSLYELSRHPEVQASLRDEVLSVLEGRSIPEAKDVARMPLLKATVKEVLRLYPVIPANARVITERDIQVGGYLIPKNTLITLCHFATSRDPAVFSNPDEFQPQRWLNKDQAHHPYASVPFGVGKRSCIGRRIAELELYLALSRILIEFDVKPDPEGISVKPMTRTLLVPENVISLQFIER, translated from the exons ATGATCACTGTGAGAAGGATGCTGCAACAAGCTCTCAGAGTCTCCGGCCGGAGCGCCTTGCACCTTGTGAAGTGGATGGAGAGGTGGGCTGAGCGCGCGTCCGCCAAGCCGCAGCCACTGAGGACCCTGGACGACATGCCTGGACCGTCGGTCGCCAGCTTCGCCTGGGACTTGTTCGCTAGACGCGGGCTGTCACGGTTGCACGAGCTGCAG CTGGAAGGAGTGCGGCGGTATGGGCCCATGTGGAAGGCCAGCTTCGGCCCCATCCTGACAGTTCATGTGGCTGATCCGGTGCTCATTGAGCAGGTTCTGAGGCAGGAGGGCCAGCACCCCATGCGCTCTGACCTTTCCTCTTGGAAGGACTACAGGAAGCTCAGAGGACACCACTATGGACTCCTGACATC tgagggggaggagtggcagtcgGTGAGGAGTCTCCTGGGGAAGCATATGCTGCGACCTAAAGCAGTCGACGCTTACGATAAAACCCTCAACGCCGTGGTCAGTGATCTCATTGCCAAACTTCACCTTCGCAGACGCTCTCATGGCCTCGTCTATGATATCGGCAGCGAGTTCTATCGCTTTGGTCTTGAAG GCATTTCCTCAGTGTTGTTTGAATCCAGGATCGGTAGCCTGGATGAAGTGGTCCCAGAAGAGACAGAGCGTTTCATCCAGTCGATCAACACCATGTTTGTAATGACGCTTCTCACCATGGCCATGCCAAAGTGGTTGCACCAGCTGTTTCCAAAACCCTGGAACATCTTCTGTCAGTGCTGGGACTATATGTTTGAATTCG CGAAAGGTCACATTGACCACCGTCTGACGGCCGAAGCAGAGAAGGTTGCccgtggagaggaggtggagggccgTTACCTCACCTACTTCCTGTCGCGGACCGGTCTGCCCATGAAGACCGTCTACAGCAACATCACAGAGCTGCTTCTTGCAGGAGTCGACACA ATCTCCAGCACCATGTCCTGGTCGTTGTACGAGCTGTCCCGTCACCCCGAGGTGCAGGCATCGCTCCGGGATGAGGTGTTGAGCGTGCTGGAGGGTCGAAGCATCCCGGAAGCAAAGGATGTGGCCCGCATGCCTCTCCTGAAGGCCACAGTCAAAGAAGTGCTGAG GTTGTACCCTGTTATTCCTGCCAATGCAAGAGTCATTACAGAAAGAGACATCCAGGTTGGAGGCTACCTCATCCCTAAAAAT ACTCTGATTACCCTCTGCCACTTTGCAACATCGCGGGATCCAGCAGTGTTTTCAAACCCAGATGAATTCCAGCCCCAGCGATGGTTGAACAAGGACCAGGCTCACCACCCGTATGCCTCTGTACCATTTGGGGTGGGAAAACGCAGCTGCATAGGTCGTCGTATCGCTGAGCTGGAACTCTACCTCGCTCTAAGCAGG ATTCTCATAGAGTTCGATGTGAAGCCGGACCCAGAAGGGATTTCTGTGAAGCCCATGACACGGACGCTTCTGGTTCCTGAAAATGTCATTAGCCTCCAGTTTATTGAACGATGA